The following are encoded in a window of Flavobacterium psychrotrophum genomic DNA:
- a CDS encoding SDR family NAD(P)-dependent oxidoreductase, translated as MQNQTVKTWLVTGASKGLGLALVNQLLAAGQNVAATSRNLQQLKDAVGSNSNNFLALEVNLADDTSVKNAIQQAHTHFGSLDVLINNAGYGIGGSLEELTDTEIRAAFDVNVFGTINTIRHTLPYMRQQRSGHIINISSIAGYAAATGWSAYAGTKFAIFGLTEVLAEDVKAFGIKATVVAPGGFRTQFLTDDSIALPKTPIAEYEDVRAAHTKLLSYNGQQAGDPEKAAAAMIALGFDANPPQRLFLGSDAYNRATAKIETVAGEIETFKNTSFSTDF; from the coding sequence TGCTGGCTGCCGGGCAAAACGTAGCGGCAACATCAAGAAACCTGCAACAGCTTAAAGATGCTGTGGGCAGCAACAGCAACAACTTTCTTGCACTGGAAGTAAACCTGGCCGACGACACTTCTGTAAAAAACGCAATACAACAGGCGCATACCCACTTTGGCAGCCTTGATGTATTGATAAACAATGCAGGCTACGGCATTGGCGGCAGCCTTGAAGAACTTACCGATACCGAAATTCGCGCCGCTTTTGATGTCAATGTTTTTGGCACCATCAATACCATTCGCCATACGTTACCTTATATGAGGCAGCAACGCAGCGGGCACATCATCAACATTTCATCTATTGCAGGTTATGCTGCCGCTACGGGCTGGTCAGCTTACGCAGGTACTAAATTCGCCATCTTTGGCCTTACCGAAGTGCTGGCAGAAGATGTAAAAGCGTTTGGCATTAAGGCAACTGTAGTAGCACCCGGAGGATTTCGCACGCAATTTTTAACCGATGATTCTATTGCACTGCCAAAAACCCCGATAGCAGAATATGAAGATGTAAGGGCTGCGCATACAAAACTATTGAGCTATAACGGCCAGCAGGCAGGCGACCCCGAAAAAGCCGCTGCCGCCATGATAGCCCTGGGTTTTGATGCTAACCCACCACAACGCCTGTTTTTAGGCAGCGATGCCTACAACAGGGCAACCGCCAAGATCGAAACCGTGGCCGGAGAGATCGAAACATTTAAAAACACCAGCTTTTCTACCGATTTTTAA
- a CDS encoding SDR family NAD(P)-dependent oxidoreductase, protein MATKTWFITGASQGFGLIFIEQLLQKGDNVAATSRSLASLEKAAGTHPNLLGLEVNLTDEQSVKTAVDATIAKFGRIDVVVNNAGYGLLGAVEELSDAETRQNFEVNVYGSLNVIRQALPYLREQGSGHIFNISSIGGFFGGFPGFGIYCATKFAMAGFTEALAEEAKPFGIKTTLVLPGYFRTNFLESSSLATPKNALDAYSSVRESQRMHEIEINGNQPGDPAKGVAEMIKIAEGDAAPLYLFLGTDAVDMAEKKLELIKNEIETWRSVSSATNF, encoded by the coding sequence ATGGCAACTAAAACATGGTTTATTACCGGAGCCAGCCAGGGCTTTGGGTTGATTTTTATTGAACAATTATTACAAAAAGGTGATAACGTAGCCGCTACATCGCGCAGCCTTGCATCGCTTGAAAAAGCAGCAGGCACACACCCTAACCTGCTTGGGCTGGAGGTTAACCTTACAGATGAGCAGAGTGTAAAAACAGCCGTTGATGCTACTATTGCCAAATTTGGCCGTATAGACGTAGTAGTAAACAACGCCGGTTATGGCCTGCTTGGCGCTGTTGAAGAACTTAGCGATGCAGAAACCCGCCAGAACTTTGAGGTAAACGTATACGGATCGCTTAACGTTATCCGCCAGGCACTACCTTACCTTAGGGAACAGGGCAGCGGGCACATTTTTAACATATCATCTATAGGAGGCTTTTTTGGCGGATTCCCCGGGTTTGGTATTTACTGTGCAACTAAATTTGCGATGGCAGGCTTTACCGAAGCCCTTGCCGAAGAAGCTAAGCCATTTGGCATAAAAACCACGCTGGTACTGCCGGGCTACTTCAGGACAAACTTTTTAGAGTCGTCATCACTGGCTACACCTAAAAATGCACTGGATGCTTATTCAAGTGTAAGGGAATCTCAAAGAATGCACGAGATTGAAATAAACGGCAATCAGCCCGGCGACCCTGCAAAAGGCGTAGCTGAAATGATAAAAATTGCCGAAGGCGATGCTGCACCTTTATACCTCTTTTTAGGTACTGACGCTGTAGACATGGCCGAAAAGAAACTGGAACTGATTAAAAATGAAATTGAAACATGGAGAAGCGTAAGTTCTGCTACTAATTTCTAA
- a CDS encoding SMP-30/gluconolactonase/LRE family protein, translating to MKKLLFTALLVGFVAYAQQPLPTIGSIETYDPEFTKLLLPDAKIEVLATGFVWSEGPVWVKDGGYLLFSDAPQNTIFRWDEKDGLKTFLKPSGYTGLGKYSDEPGSNGLLINTNGELVACEHGDRRISKMNLTLGGKVTLADKWEGKRFSSPNDICQHSNGTYYFTDPPYGLPGREGDTANREQKAEGVYSITPDSTVRQVVSNLARPNGVALSPDEKTLYVSQSNGQTPYIMAYPVKKDGQLGEGKVFFDFSKQRSDISRAAADGIKIDAGGYMFAGAANGVVVISPKGKLIGRIFTGVPTSNCAFGGDYLYITAHHYLCRIKLAWY from the coding sequence ATGAAGAAATTACTTTTTACCGCCCTCCTGGTAGGGTTTGTAGCCTATGCGCAACAGCCATTGCCCACTATAGGCAGTATTGAAACCTACGACCCTGAATTTACAAAACTCCTGTTGCCCGATGCTAAGATAGAAGTACTTGCTACCGGTTTTGTATGGAGCGAAGGCCCTGTTTGGGTTAAAGACGGCGGTTACCTGCTGTTTAGCGATGCACCGCAAAATACCATTTTTCGCTGGGACGAAAAGGATGGGCTAAAGACATTCCTTAAGCCGTCCGGCTATACGGGCTTAGGGAAATACAGCGATGAACCCGGCAGTAACGGCCTGCTAATTAATACCAACGGCGAACTCGTAGCCTGCGAGCATGGCGACCGCCGCATAAGTAAAATGAACCTTACACTGGGTGGCAAGGTTACCTTGGCCGATAAATGGGAGGGTAAGCGCTTTAGTAGCCCTAATGATATTTGCCAGCACAGTAACGGTACCTATTATTTTACCGATCCGCCGTATGGATTGCCGGGCAGGGAAGGAGATACCGCAAACCGTGAGCAAAAAGCAGAAGGGGTTTACAGTATTACACCTGATAGCACGGTGCGTCAGGTAGTGTCTAACCTTGCCAGGCCAAATGGTGTGGCGCTTTCGCCGGATGAAAAGACGTTATATGTTAGCCAGAGTAATGGGCAAACACCATACATCATGGCGTATCCGGTTAAGAAAGATGGCCAGCTAGGCGAGGGAAAAGTATTTTTCGATTTTAGTAAACAGCGCAGCGACATAAGCCGTGCCGCAGCAGATGGTATAAAAATAGATGCCGGTGGCTATATGTTTGCTGGTGCAGCAAATGGCGTTGTGGTGATATCGCCTAAGGGTAAGTTAATAGGCAGGATATTTACAGGAGTGCCCACAAGTAACTGTGCCTTTGGTGGAGATTACCTTTACATTACCGCACACCATTACCTGTGCCGTATTAAACTGGCCTGGTACTAA
- a CDS encoding aspartyl protease family protein: MKYILLLLLFPLFAIAQTPAEKQSFKNRDKYLFAARPVQKKFLSTIPFDGKDDQIVVPVIIAGETYHFLFDTGAATVISEEIAARLALKPLFKNNIVDGSGTVQEEPFYSMPNVQFGGVEFKNMVAIVSDMKKFETLYCVKIDGLLGTNLMRTCHWKIDYKNEVITMSDKAIKPGDNFYAVDFNEGFSGSPMLELFMGDYSVNMLMDTGFNGGYSIPDSLYFKSRKNHEKPFKKGYGTTTITLFENDYKERYMGIVDSVYIANKRHLVLNGVADIDHADTFLMGNDIFKGFGEVILDWKKRRIYLPEKVVDVNGEYNTFGFAPVYKDGNVTVSIVWEGSNAFKHGIESGDAVTAINGQNTVDIDSGIWCGILEQIRGKMASEVSVSLLKKDGSTIMCTLKRTNILQ; the protein is encoded by the coding sequence ATGAAATACATTTTACTCCTGCTCCTGTTTCCTCTATTTGCAATTGCCCAGACACCGGCCGAAAAACAATCTTTTAAAAACCGCGATAAATATCTTTTTGCAGCCCGCCCGGTACAGAAGAAATTTCTTAGCACAATTCCGTTTGATGGTAAAGACGACCAAATTGTCGTGCCGGTTATCATTGCCGGAGAAACCTACCACTTTTTATTTGATACCGGGGCAGCTACTGTTATATCTGAAGAAATTGCAGCCAGGCTTGCCCTAAAGCCATTGTTTAAAAATAATATAGTTGATGGTTCAGGAACAGTACAGGAAGAACCATTTTACAGTATGCCAAACGTACAATTTGGTGGTGTAGAATTTAAGAATATGGTGGCTATTGTATCTGATATGAAGAAGTTTGAAACACTATATTGCGTTAAGATCGATGGTTTACTGGGTACTAATTTAATGCGTACCTGCCACTGGAAAATCGATTATAAAAACGAGGTTATTACCATGTCTGACAAAGCCATTAAGCCCGGAGATAATTTTTATGCCGTTGATTTTAATGAGGGTTTTTCGGGTTCGCCCATGCTTGAGCTTTTTATGGGAGATTATAGCGTAAATATGCTGATGGATACTGGTTTTAACGGAGGCTATTCGATACCCGACAGCCTTTATTTTAAAAGCCGTAAAAATCATGAAAAGCCCTTTAAAAAAGGTTATGGCACTACCACGATCACGCTCTTTGAAAATGATTATAAAGAAAGATATATGGGCATTGTAGATAGTGTTTATATAGCGAACAAAAGGCATTTGGTTTTAAACGGTGTTGCAGATATAGATCATGCTGATACCTTTCTGATGGGGAATGATATTTTTAAAGGATTTGGCGAAGTGATACTCGACTGGAAAAAACGCCGCATTTACCTTCCTGAAAAAGTTGTAGATGTAAATGGAGAGTACAATACCTTTGGTTTTGCTCCTGTTTATAAAGATGGTAATGTAACCGTTTCTATAGTCTGGGAGGGTAGCAATGCGTTTAAACACGGCATAGAATCAGGCGATGCTGTGACCGCTATAAATGGCCAAAATACGGTAGATATTGATTCCGGGATATGGTGCGGAATCTTAGAACAGATACGGGGAAAAATGGCTTCTGAGGTTAGTGTGTCGCTACTAAAAAAGGATGGAAGTACTATAATGTGTACACTTAAGCGTACTAATATCCTGCAATAA
- a CDS encoding bifunctional 5,10-methylenetetrahydrofolate dehydrogenase/5,10-methenyltetrahydrofolate cyclohydrolase, producing the protein MQLLDGKKVSEDIKNEIAAEVAKMKANGEKVPHLAAVLVGNDGASLTYVGSKVKSCEKIGFESTLIKLPATISELELLKKIEELNQNDDIDGFIVQLPLPKQIDEQKVLMAIDPSKDVDGFHPENFGKMALDMTTFIPATPFGILELLERYNVETAGKHTVVIGRSHIVGRPMSILMGRKGFPGNSTVTLTHSHTKNISQITTQADIIITALGVPNYLKAEMVKDDVVVIDVGITRVPDETNEKGYKITGDVDFENVSKKASFITPVPGGVGPMTIAMLLKNTLLARELRKVKK; encoded by the coding sequence ATGCAACTACTCGACGGAAAAAAAGTCTCTGAAGACATTAAGAATGAAATAGCTGCCGAGGTAGCAAAAATGAAAGCCAATGGCGAAAAGGTGCCGCACCTTGCTGCTGTGCTTGTAGGTAACGACGGAGCCAGCCTTACTTATGTAGGTAGCAAAGTAAAATCGTGCGAAAAGATAGGTTTTGAAAGTACCCTGATAAAACTACCTGCTACCATTAGCGAGCTTGAACTTTTAAAGAAAATTGAAGAGCTTAACCAGAATGACGATATTGATGGTTTTATAGTACAGTTACCGCTGCCTAAGCAAATAGACGAGCAAAAAGTACTTATGGCTATCGACCCAAGTAAAGACGTGGATGGTTTCCACCCTGAAAACTTTGGTAAAATGGCGCTTGATATGACAACGTTCATTCCGGCTACACCGTTTGGTATCCTTGAATTGCTTGAGCGTTATAACGTAGAAACTGCGGGTAAACATACCGTGGTTATAGGCCGCAGCCACATTGTGGGCCGCCCTATGAGCATACTAATGGGCCGCAAGGGCTTTCCGGGTAACAGTACCGTAACTCTTACGCACAGCCATACTAAGAATATTAGCCAGATCACCACACAGGCAGATATTATCATTACAGCACTGGGTGTACCTAACTACCTGAAAGCCGAAATGGTTAAAGACGATGTAGTGGTTATAGACGTGGGCATTACCCGCGTACCGGATGAAACTAACGAGAAAGGTTATAAAATTACCGGCGACGTAGACTTTGAAAATGTTAGCAAAAAGGCCAGCTTTATTACCCCGGTTCCGGGTGGTGTAGGGCCTATGACAATTGCAATGCTTCTTAAGAACACGCTATTGGCAAGGGAATTGCGAAAAGTGAAAAAATAA
- the ffh gene encoding signal recognition particle protein, translating into MFDNLSDKLDKAFHILKGHGKITDVNVADTLKEVRRALLDADVNFKIAKDFTTRVRDKALGENVLTTLQPGQLMVKIVKDELTELMGGETAGVNLSGNPTVILMSGLQGSGKTTFSGKLANYLKTKKNKKPLLVACDIYRPAAINQLHVVGGQIGVEVYSEEGNRNPVEIAQNAIKHAKANGFNVVIVDTAGRLAVDEEMMNEIANVHKAIEPHETLFVVDAMTGQDAVNTAKAFNDRLNFDGVILTKLDGDTRGGAAITIKSVVDKPIKFIGTGEKMEAIDVFYPARMAERILGMGDVVSLVERAQEQYDEEEARKLQKKIAKNEFGFDDFLSQIQQVKKMGNMKDLVGMIPGAGKALKDVEIEDDAFKHIEAIIHSMTPGERSKPATIDVKRKNRIAKGSGTSVQQVNQLLKQFDQMSKMMKMMQGGAGKNLMRMMGGMKGMQG; encoded by the coding sequence ATGTTTGATAATTTAAGCGATAAATTAGATAAGGCATTCCATATACTGAAAGGCCACGGAAAGATTACCGATGTAAACGTAGCCGACACCCTTAAAGAGGTGCGCCGTGCATTACTTGATGCCGACGTTAACTTTAAGATAGCCAAAGACTTTACAACCCGCGTGCGCGATAAGGCACTGGGCGAAAACGTACTTACAACGCTACAGCCGGGTCAGCTTATGGTTAAGATTGTTAAAGACGAACTTACCGAGCTTATGGGGGGAGAAACTGCCGGGGTTAACCTTAGCGGAAACCCTACAGTTATACTTATGTCGGGCTTACAGGGTAGTGGTAAAACTACCTTCTCTGGTAAGCTGGCTAATTACCTTAAAACAAAAAAGAACAAAAAACCGCTTCTTGTAGCGTGTGATATTTACCGCCCTGCGGCCATCAACCAGCTTCATGTTGTAGGAGGTCAGATAGGAGTAGAGGTGTATAGCGAAGAAGGCAACCGCAACCCTGTAGAAATTGCCCAGAACGCTATTAAGCACGCTAAGGCTAACGGCTTTAACGTGGTTATTGTAGATACCGCCGGCCGCCTTGCCGTAGACGAGGAGATGATGAACGAGATTGCTAACGTTCATAAAGCTATAGAGCCGCACGAAACCCTGTTTGTGGTAGATGCCATGACGGGCCAGGATGCTGTAAACACTGCAAAAGCCTTTAACGACAGGCTTAACTTTGATGGTGTTATCCTTACCAAGCTTGATGGCGATACACGCGGTGGTGCTGCCATCACCATTAAATCGGTAGTAGATAAGCCTATCAAGTTCATCGGTACCGGAGAGAAGATGGAGGCTATAGACGTGTTTTACCCTGCACGTATGGCTGAGCGTATTCTTGGTATGGGCGACGTGGTGTCGCTTGTAGAGCGTGCGCAGGAGCAGTATGACGAAGAAGAGGCACGCAAACTACAAAAGAAAATCGCGAAGAACGAATTTGGTTTTGACGATTTCCTTTCGCAGATACAGCAGGTTAAAAAAATGGGTAACATGAAAGACCTTGTTGGGATGATTCCCGGTGCAGGCAAAGCCCTTAAAGATGTAGAGATAGAAGATGATGCCTTTAAGCACATCGAAGCCATAATACACAGTATGACCCCGGGCGAGCGTAGCAAACCTGCAACTATAGATGTTAAGCGTAAAAACCGTATTGCTAAAGGTTCTGGTACCAGCGTACAGCAGGTAAACCAATTGCTAAAGCAGTTTGACCAGATGAGCAAAATGATGAAGATGATGCAGGGCGGTGCCGGCAAAAACCTTATGCGCATGATGGGTGGCATGAAAGGAATGCAGGGGTAG